GACGGGGAGGGTCACGCTGAGCAGCCGGACCCTGATCGAGACCGACGACGGCGGCGAACGGCGGCAGCACGAGGTGAAGCCCCAGGAGCTGGCCGACACCTACGCCGAACTCTTCGGCTTCGAGCTCGATCCGGCTGCGGTTGCCGCGCTCTGACCTTCGTCCGCCCGTCCGGTCACGGCGCGACGAGCTGGGCCACGCCGTCGCCGAACGACCAGTCGACGCGGTCGTTCGGTCAGCGTCACGGCCACGTCCTGCGGGCGGATCCCCGCGTCGGCCTGGAGGTTCTTCACGATGCGGCGGTAGAGGTCCTGCTTCTTCTCCTCGGTGCGACCGCGGACGAGGGTGAGCTGGATGAACACCACGTCGCGGCGCTCCACCCCGATCCCTGGATCTTCGCAGGGAATCCCGGTCTTTAGGCCAAGGCCATGAAGTTACGGGCTGATCGGCTCTGTCAGCAGGATGTCGATGCTAATGATCGCCTTGTAGGTGCGTCGGTCGACTCGCAGGCCCTTGTACGCGTAGCGAGATAGCGGGCGTTTGACGGCGCGGGGGCTGATGCGCAGGCGGCGGGTGGGCATGAGCCGGTCCAGGACGGCTTGTCCAATCGCGCCG
This genomic interval from Streptacidiphilus rugosus AM-16 contains the following:
- a CDS encoding tautomerase family protein produces the protein MPCEDPGIGVERRDVVFIQLTLVRGRTEEKKQDLYRRIVKNLQADAGIRPQDVAVTLTERPRRLVVRRRRGPARRAVTGRADEGQSAATAAGSSSKPKSSA